A section of the Pseudomonas prosekii genome encodes:
- a CDS encoding toll/interleukin-1 receptor domain-containing protein, translating to MPVFISYRHTDRPQAIALNERLKRAGIKTYLDVLDAESQTTDDITTVITRNITECTHLLAVVSDKTAQSWWVPFEIGAATISNRRICSFKTGNSELPEYLDKWPKLVQGADIDFFIDEYHREVSHNRSIALESVSGTESARLFNKSNADRFHAELKNRIRRGF from the coding sequence ATGCCCGTCTTTATCAGCTACCGCCACACCGACCGCCCACAAGCCATCGCCCTCAACGAACGCCTGAAACGCGCCGGCATCAAAACCTATCTCGACGTGCTCGACGCGGAATCGCAAACCACCGACGACATCACCACCGTCATCACCCGCAACATCACCGAATGCACGCACTTGCTCGCCGTGGTCTCGGACAAAACCGCGCAATCGTGGTGGGTGCCGTTTGAAATCGGTGCAGCGACCATCAGCAATCGGCGGATTTGCTCGTTCAAGACCGGGAACAGCGAACTGCCGGAATATCTGGATAAATGGCCGAAGCTGGTTCAGGGGGCCGACATTGATTTTTTCATTGATGAGTATCACCGCGAGGTGAGCCATAACCGCTCGATTGCACTTGAGTCTGTCAGTGGCACTGAGTCGGCGAGGTTGTTTAACAAGAGCAATGCGGATCGGTTTCATGCTGAGCTTAAGAACCGGATACGTCGGGGGTTTTGA
- the motB gene encoding flagellar motor protein MotB, with the protein MENNQPIIIKRIKRIAGGHHGGAWKIAFADFATAMMAFFLVLWLLSTATPEQKIAIAGYFKDPVGFSESGTPYIIDLGGTPTLAPDNTLNPEVKSQPQPDKVTADTDQVEGMAEQVEKERLELLLQELQNKVDENPQLQKFKDQILFEITPNGLRIQIMDADNRPMFDSGSARLKPYFEDILLAMADTIKAVPNKVSISGHTDAKPYIGTGDFGNWELSANRANAARRALVAGSYPESQVARVVGYASSALFDRENPFNPVNRRIDIVVLTKRAQTAIEGAQGADPSAIPGQGAPGEAPGTPATPVDPNALPADKQPVPAHEVRERLNLFDDVAPKPGDPAKPAEAPAQ; encoded by the coding sequence ATGGAAAATAACCAGCCGATAATCATCAAGCGCATCAAGCGCATCGCCGGCGGGCACCACGGCGGCGCGTGGAAAATTGCCTTTGCTGACTTCGCGACGGCAATGATGGCGTTCTTCCTGGTGTTGTGGCTGCTGTCCACCGCGACACCGGAACAGAAGATCGCCATCGCCGGTTACTTCAAAGACCCGGTCGGCTTTTCCGAAAGCGGCACGCCGTACATCATCGATCTGGGCGGCACGCCGACCCTGGCGCCGGATAACACACTCAACCCCGAGGTGAAATCCCAGCCGCAACCGGACAAAGTCACGGCCGACACCGATCAGGTCGAAGGCATGGCCGAGCAGGTCGAGAAAGAACGTCTGGAATTGCTGCTGCAAGAACTGCAGAACAAGGTCGACGAGAACCCGCAACTGCAGAAGTTCAAGGATCAGATCCTGTTCGAAATCACCCCGAACGGCTTGCGCATCCAGATCATGGACGCCGATAACCGGCCGATGTTCGACTCGGGCTCGGCGCGGCTGAAACCGTATTTCGAAGATATTTTGCTGGCCATGGCCGACACCATTAAAGCGGTGCCGAACAAGGTCAGCATCAGCGGCCACACCGACGCCAAGCCATACATCGGCACCGGCGATTTCGGTAACTGGGAATTGTCCGCCAACCGCGCCAACGCCGCCCGCCGCGCGCTGGTCGCCGGCAGCTATCCGGAGTCGCAAGTGGCGCGCGTGGTCGGTTATGCCTCGTCGGCGCTGTTTGATCGGGAGAATCCGTTTAATCCGGTGAACCGCCGTATCGACATTGTGGTGTTGACGAAGAGGGCTCAAACGGCGATTGAAGGCGCGCAAGGTGCGGACCCTTCGGCGATTCCGGGGCAGGGCGCACCCGGTGAAGCGCCGGGCACGCCAGCCACGCCGGTGGACCCGAACGCGTTACCGGCGGACAAGCAACCGGTGCCGGCGCATGAGGTTCGGGAGCGTCTGAATTTGTTTGACGACGTGGCACCGAAGCCGGGTGACCCGGCGAAACCGGCGGAAGCGCCGGCGCAGTGA
- the motA gene encoding flagellar motor stator protein MotA, whose amino-acid sequence MAKIIGIIVVFASVLGGYVLSHGKIAALIQPFEVMIIGGAALGAFLQANPGYMTMHVLKKSLSMFSSRFSHTFYLEVLGLIYEILNKSRREGMMAIEGDIEDAAASPIFAKYPTVIKDERMTAFICDYLRIMSSGNMAPHELEGLFDMELYSLKEDLEHPSHAVNGIADAMPGFGIVAAVLGIVVTMASLGEGDQAAIGMHVGAALVGTFFGILAAYGFFGPLATSLAHDAKEELNIYEAIKASLVASASGMPPSLAVEFGRKVLYPAHRPSFAELEQAVRGR is encoded by the coding sequence ATGGCTAAAATAATCGGCATCATCGTCGTATTCGCGAGCGTGCTCGGCGGATACGTGCTTTCTCACGGCAAAATCGCCGCCCTGATCCAGCCCTTCGAGGTGATGATTATCGGCGGTGCGGCACTGGGTGCATTCCTCCAGGCCAACCCCGGTTATATGACCATGCACGTGCTCAAGAAATCCCTGAGCATGTTCAGTTCGCGTTTCAGCCACACCTTCTATCTGGAAGTGCTGGGCCTGATCTACGAGATCCTCAACAAGAGCCGCCGCGAAGGCATGATGGCCATCGAAGGCGACATCGAAGACGCCGCTGCGAGCCCGATTTTCGCCAAGTACCCGACCGTCATAAAAGACGAACGCATGACCGCGTTCATCTGTGATTACCTGCGCATCATGTCGTCCGGCAACATGGCGCCGCACGAGCTCGAAGGTCTGTTCGACATGGAGCTTTACAGCCTCAAGGAAGACCTCGAGCACCCGTCTCACGCGGTAAACGGCATCGCCGACGCCATGCCGGGTTTCGGTATTGTGGCGGCAGTTTTGGGCATCGTCGTGACCATGGCTTCGCTGGGCGAAGGCGACCAGGCGGCCATCGGCATGCACGTCGGCGCGGCGCTCGTCGGTACTTTCTTCGGTATTCTCGCGGCGTACGGTTTCTTCGGCCCGCTGGCCACCTCCCTGGCACACGATGCCAAGGAAGAACTGAACATCTACGAAGCCATCAAGGCGTCGCTGGTGGCTTCGGCCTCCGGCATGCCGCCATCGTTGGCGGTAGAGTTCGGCCGCAAGGTTCTGTACCCGGCGCACCGCCCAAGTTTCGCTGAGCTGGAACAAGCGGTTCGCGGGCGTTAA
- a CDS encoding HDOD domain-containing protein, with the protein MANETNIAAVKPTTLEGWIKLLDGVRLPVPLESHERVCKAIRNNRSSLREIADLMQNSPALALSVIREANRHTHGSMTEPAENLEVAINRLGLKRTEELLDRLPTEAQSAIPHALRQLQLISQHATQQANGFFAGRLARLWQDIHWGSLLFLSPLWPMALAQPKLLEEWELRVIHKGESARTVEKQLFGVRLLDICLALVDLWRLPIWVQQGYRLLLTEQRELVKVLRIARDSEHPLRQQNRLDDDPTLRRWLNQPANTVLLANGLALSAQQSWDGPHSQRWQFLTGLYLQISMDEVQQQLHQQAANSARQHAMPDLWHPAVSLLWPWGTNRVHAGLLPAPAPNAEDLSKWRKQCAELLVEPSRFTNAMHLTTSARDALVACGMRRVMILMTDRTHANLRVHQTAGLPKEAAGLNFQVSQSSVLQRLLSQQAQVRITPANNAQFSALLPASLRAQFSGEHLLLRSLVNNGRVIMIVVADQGGGQFSEITVQAFGKTAQCIEKALHSFSTRGQ; encoded by the coding sequence ATGGCTAATGAAACCAATATTGCAGCGGTAAAACCGACCACGCTCGAAGGCTGGATCAAGCTTCTCGACGGCGTGCGCCTGCCGGTTCCGCTTGAGAGTCACGAGCGCGTCTGCAAAGCCATCCGCAATAATCGCAGCTCGTTGCGCGAGATTGCCGATTTGATGCAGAACAGCCCGGCCCTGGCCTTGAGCGTGATCCGCGAGGCCAATCGCCACACCCACGGCAGCATGACCGAGCCCGCGGAAAACCTTGAAGTGGCGATCAATCGTCTCGGTTTGAAGCGCACCGAAGAACTGCTTGATCGCCTGCCCACCGAAGCGCAATCGGCGATCCCGCATGCCCTGCGCCAGTTGCAGTTGATCAGCCAGCACGCGACCCAACAGGCCAACGGTTTTTTCGCCGGTCGCCTCGCGCGGCTGTGGCAGGACATTCATTGGGGCAGCCTGCTGTTTCTCTCGCCGCTGTGGCCGATGGCGCTGGCCCAGCCGAAGTTGCTGGAGGAATGGGAACTGCGCGTCATCCATAAAGGCGAGTCGGCGCGCACAGTCGAGAAACAATTATTCGGCGTGCGTTTGCTGGATATCTGCCTCGCTTTGGTTGATTTGTGGCGGCTGCCGATCTGGGTGCAGCAGGGTTATCGGCTGCTACTCACCGAGCAACGCGAACTGGTGAAAGTGCTGCGCATCGCCCGCGACAGCGAGCATCCGCTGCGCCAGCAAAATCGCCTGGACGACGACCCGACCCTGCGTCGCTGGCTCAACCAACCGGCCAACACCGTGTTGCTGGCCAACGGCCTGGCGCTGTCGGCGCAGCAATCCTGGGACGGCCCGCACAGTCAGCGCTGGCAGTTCCTCACCGGGCTATACCTGCAAATTTCGATGGATGAGGTGCAACAACAATTGCACCAGCAAGCCGCCAACAGCGCCCGCCAGCATGCGATGCCGGACCTCTGGCACCCGGCAGTTTCGCTGCTGTGGCCGTGGGGGACAAATCGGGTTCACGCCGGTTTGCTGCCCGCGCCGGCACCGAACGCGGAAGACCTGAGCAAGTGGCGCAAACAATGCGCCGAACTGCTGGTCGAGCCGAGTCGGTTCACCAACGCGATGCACCTGACCACGTCCGCCCGCGATGCGCTGGTCGCGTGCGGCATGCGTCGAGTGATGATTTTGATGACCGATCGCACCCACGCCAATCTGCGCGTGCATCAAACGGCGGGCCTGCCCAAAGAAGCTGCCGGGCTGAATTTCCAGGTCAGCCAAAGCAGCGTGTTGCAGCGTCTGCTTTCGCAGCAGGCGCAAGTGCGCATCACCCCGGCCAACAATGCGCAATTCTCGGCGTTGCTACCCGCCAGCCTGCGCGCCCAGTTCAGCGGCGAACACTTGCTGCTGCGGTCACTGGTCAATAATGGCCGGGTGATCATGATTGTGGTGGCGGACCAGGGTGGCGGGCAGTTCTCGGAAATTACCGTGCAGGCGTTCGGCAAAACCGCGCAGTGCATCGAAAAAGCCCTGCATAGCTTTAGCACCCGCGGCCAATGA
- the rhdA gene encoding thiosulfate sulfurtransferase — MSDFSGLPLVIEPSDLLPRLDAGELILVDLTSSARYTEGHLPGARFVDPKRTQLGQPPAPGLMPPKAALEALFGELGHNPDAVYVVYDDEGGGWAGRFIWLLDVIGHSKYHYLDGGLPAWLAAGMPMSIQIPPAVGGPVKLTLHDEPTATREYLQSRLGAADLAIWDARGPLEFSGEKALAAKAGHIPGAINFEWTAGMDQARNLRIRSDMPQILEQLGITKDKEIITHCQTHHRSGFTYLVAKSLGYPRVKGYAGSWGEWGNHPDTPVEI, encoded by the coding sequence ATGTCTGACTTCTCTGGCTTGCCGCTGGTGATCGAGCCGAGCGACTTGCTCCCGCGTCTCGACGCCGGCGAATTGATTCTGGTCGACCTGACCAGCAGCGCCCGCTACACCGAAGGTCACCTGCCCGGCGCGCGTTTTGTCGATCCCAAACGCACGCAACTGGGCCAACCTCCGGCGCCCGGCCTGATGCCGCCGAAAGCCGCGCTCGAAGCCTTGTTTGGCGAACTGGGGCACAATCCCGACGCGGTTTACGTGGTGTATGACGATGAAGGTGGCGGTTGGGCCGGACGGTTCATCTGGTTGCTGGATGTGATCGGGCACAGCAAATACCACTACCTGGACGGTGGCCTGCCAGCCTGGCTGGCCGCAGGCATGCCGATGTCGATTCAGATCCCGCCCGCCGTCGGTGGCCCGGTGAAGCTGACGCTGCACGACGAACCGACCGCCACCCGCGAATACTTGCAAAGCCGCCTCGGTGCTGCCGACCTGGCAATCTGGGACGCCCGCGGGCCGCTGGAGTTTTCCGGCGAAAAAGCCCTCGCCGCCAAGGCCGGGCACATTCCGGGCGCGATCAATTTTGAATGGACCGCCGGCATGGATCAGGCGCGCAACCTGCGCATCCGCAGCGACATGCCGCAGATCCTCGAACAGCTCGGGATCACCAAGGACAAAGAAATCATCACTCACTGCCAGACTCATCACCGGTCTGGCTTCACTTATCTAGTGGCCAAATCCCTCGGTTATCCGCGGGTCAAAGGCTACGCCGGCTCCTGGGGCGAATGGGGCAACCATCCCGACACGCCCGTAGAGATTTAA
- the asd gene encoding archaetidylserine decarboxylase (Phosphatidylserine decarboxylase is synthesized as a single chain precursor. Generation of the pyruvoyl active site from a Ser is coupled to cleavage of a Gly-Ser bond between the larger (beta) and smaller (alpha chains). It is an integral membrane protein.) gives MNKRLFILSQYLLPHHLLSRLAGCVAECRVRWFKNAFTAWFAKRYQVDMSQALVEDLTAYEHFNAFFTRALKDGARPLDETPGAILSPADGAVSQLGPIEHGRVFQAKGHSFSVLELLGGDAANAAPFMGGDFATIYLSPKDYHRVHMPLAGTLREMVYIPGRIFSVNQTTAENVPELFARNERVACIFDTERGPMAVVLVGAMIVASIETVWAGLVTPPKRELKTFRYDEAARAPIHLEKGAELGRFKLGSTAVVLFGPDQVKWVEGLGALSPVQMGQALGLPNA, from the coding sequence ATGAACAAGCGTCTGTTTATCCTCAGCCAATACCTGCTGCCTCACCACTTGCTCTCGCGACTGGCCGGCTGCGTCGCCGAATGCCGCGTGCGCTGGTTCAAGAATGCGTTCACCGCGTGGTTCGCCAAGCGTTACCAGGTTGACATGTCCCAGGCACTGGTCGAAGACCTGACCGCCTACGAGCATTTCAACGCATTTTTCACCCGTGCCTTGAAGGACGGCGCGCGCCCACTCGACGAAACCCCGGGCGCGATCCTCAGCCCGGCCGACGGCGCGGTCAGCCAACTCGGCCCGATTGAACACGGTCGCGTGTTCCAGGCCAAGGGCCACAGTTTCAGCGTGCTGGAACTGCTCGGCGGTGATGCGGCGAATGCTGCGCCGTTCATGGGCGGCGATTTCGCGACTATTTACCTGTCGCCGAAGGACTACCACCGCGTGCACATGCCGCTGGCCGGCACCCTGCGCGAAATGGTCTACATTCCGGGGCGGATTTTCTCGGTCAACCAGACCACAGCGGAAAACGTCCCGGAACTGTTCGCGCGCAACGAGCGCGTGGCGTGCATTTTCGACACCGAGCGCGGGCCGATGGCCGTGGTGCTGGTGGGCGCAATGATTGTCGCGTCGATTGAAACCGTGTGGGCCGGGCTGGTCACGCCGCCGAAACGCGAACTGAAAACCTTCCGCTACGACGAAGCGGCCCGTGCGCCGATTCATCTGGAAAAAGGCGCAGAACTGGGTCGCTTCAAACTGGGTTCGACTGCGGTCGTGCTGTTTGGCCCGGATCAAGTCAAATGGGTCGAAGGCCTGGGCGCGCTCTCGCCAGTGCAAATGGGCCAGGCGCTGGGTTTGCCGAACGCTTGA
- a CDS encoding molecular chaperone has protein sequence MNETKSPLLLRAPIPAGSRLSFCEPTPRDLKRWIANLPKANIGETARQLYQGLSELNQLLTPSDNRLQLLELLRPEVYYVCKHLERHFLHQAIVLDERSRKIANLCQALQSHLAIGYKQIVLRVAPRFSKDRAPLLTQALQRAIHCLNGPLIRATQLYCPVPEGVWLELHQLYQIGCQHKLQHIKVRDELASETPELTIEQTYVAALLLGASRCNQLRQNQIARLAEVLEPWSRWIKLQPGKQGNELFAVAPELDVGPRYRTKFRAEQQANLLGIDPQPLVAAIEARLLNPTDTTLPIPAGLNLDTLQHLHAAWGQAAERSFQRTVGNGTLNLCVGMSALHFYLGGQRSFSDILKNPAGRRAQFAAITSAATGKDNWSHAFDAAPQENPDALLPYEEIEYPNLENDDNHEANDRNQHFPTYALPVINHSPGGYCLAWPDAVPAELQAGEMVGIEDAAGQGWSIAVVRWIRQVRGGGTQMGIEQVAPYAEPCGLQLVRTRDDHSQYLRGLLLPAISAIDLPATLLAPRLPFQEGNKVLINTNGQERRAGLDRRVSSTNSFNQFAYRSLEASRTENAAGSGVIGAEEDFDSLWKTL, from the coding sequence ATGAATGAGACCAAATCACCGCTGCTGCTACGCGCCCCGATCCCCGCAGGCTCGCGCCTGTCATTCTGTGAACCGACCCCGCGCGACCTCAAGCGCTGGATCGCCAACCTGCCGAAAGCCAATATCGGCGAAACCGCTCGCCAGTTGTATCAAGGTTTGAGCGAACTCAACCAACTGCTGACGCCCAGCGACAATCGCCTGCAATTGCTCGAATTGCTCCGGCCCGAGGTGTATTACGTCTGCAAACACCTCGAACGGCACTTCCTCCATCAGGCGATTGTGCTCGACGAGCGTTCGCGCAAGATCGCCAACCTGTGTCAGGCGCTGCAAAGCCATTTGGCCATCGGCTACAAACAAATCGTCCTGCGCGTCGCGCCGCGTTTCAGCAAGGACCGCGCGCCGCTGCTTACCCAAGCGCTGCAACGGGCGATCCATTGCCTGAACGGCCCGCTGATCCGCGCGACCCAGTTGTATTGCCCGGTGCCGGAAGGCGTGTGGCTGGAGCTGCATCAGCTGTATCAAATTGGCTGCCAGCACAAGCTGCAACATATAAAGGTGCGCGATGAACTGGCCAGCGAAACGCCGGAACTGACCATCGAGCAAACCTACGTCGCCGCCCTGCTGCTGGGTGCGTCGCGCTGCAATCAACTGCGGCAGAACCAGATCGCCCGCCTCGCCGAAGTGCTGGAACCCTGGAGCCGCTGGATCAAGCTGCAACCCGGCAAGCAGGGCAACGAGCTGTTTGCGGTGGCGCCGGAGCTGGATGTCGGCCCGCGCTACCGGACCAAGTTCCGCGCCGAACAGCAGGCCAATTTGCTCGGGATCGATCCGCAACCGCTGGTCGCGGCCATCGAAGCGCGTTTGCTCAACCCGACTGACACGACGTTGCCCATTCCAGCGGGGCTCAATCTCGACACGTTGCAACACTTGCACGCCGCGTGGGGCCAGGCGGCCGAGCGCAGTTTTCAGCGCACCGTCGGTAATGGCACGTTGAACCTGTGTGTCGGCATGAGCGCGCTGCACTTTTATCTGGGCGGGCAACGCTCGTTCAGCGACATCCTGAAAAACCCTGCCGGCCGTCGCGCGCAATTTGCCGCGATAACTTCGGCCGCCACCGGCAAAGACAACTGGAGCCACGCCTTCGATGCCGCGCCGCAGGAAAACCCTGACGCGCTGCTGCCTTACGAGGAAATCGAATACCCGAACCTGGAGAATGACGACAATCACGAGGCCAACGACCGCAACCAGCATTTCCCGACCTACGCGTTGCCGGTGATCAATCACAGCCCCGGCGGTTATTGCCTGGCCTGGCCGGACGCGGTGCCCGCCGAGTTGCAGGCCGGTGAAATGGTCGGCATCGAAGATGCTGCCGGCCAGGGTTGGAGCATTGCCGTGGTGCGGTGGATTCGTCAGGTGCGTGGCGGCGGCACGCAGATGGGCATCGAGCAGGTTGCGCCGTACGCCGAGCCTTGCGGCCTGCAACTGGTGCGCACTCGGGATGATCACAGCCAGTATTTGCGCGGATTATTGTTGCCGGCGATCAGCGCGATAGATTTGCCGGCAACGCTGCTGGCCCCGCGCCTGCCGTTTCAGGAAGGCAATAAAGTGCTGATCAACACCAACGGCCAGGAACGCCGCGCCGGGCTCGATCGGCGGGTGTCGAGCACCAACAGCTTCAACCAGTTCGCCTATCGATCGCTGGAAGCGAGCAGAACCGAAAACGCCGCAGGCAGCGGCGTGATTGGTGCGGAAGAGGATTTTGATTCGTTGTGGAAGACGTTGTGA
- the serB gene encoding phosphoserine phosphatase SerB, whose translation MREIVLINITGVDRPGLTAAITGVLAQGCVNILDIGQAVIHDTLSFGILVEIPDTEQGKSVLKDILFKGYELDQQVRFTPVSEEDYQQWVGNQGKKRHIVTLLTRKVTAGQLQAVSSITAKYGLNIDHIDRLSGRMPLDTPADKGKGCIEFSVRGEAADAQALRAEFLSVAQELNVDIAFQEDSLFRRNRRLAVFDMDSTLIEAEVIDELAKAAGVGEQVSAITERAMAGELDFRASFKERLALLKGLDVSVLDSIGASLRLTEGAETLFAELKRLGYKTAILSGGFTYFAKQLQAKLGIDYVFANELEVLDGKVTGVAVEPIVDAQRKADLLKELAHKEGLRLEQTIAVGDGANDLPMLAIAGLGVAFRAKPLVKQSAKQAISTLGLDGVLYLLGFRDRDGQL comes from the coding sequence TTGCGCGAAATCGTCCTGATAAACATCACGGGAGTCGACCGACCGGGTCTGACTGCGGCCATTACCGGCGTTCTGGCCCAGGGTTGTGTGAACATTCTCGACATTGGTCAGGCAGTGATCCACGACACCTTGTCGTTCGGCATCCTGGTTGAAATTCCTGACACGGAGCAAGGCAAGTCGGTGCTCAAGGACATCCTGTTCAAGGGCTATGAACTGGACCAGCAGGTGCGTTTCACCCCGGTGTCCGAAGAGGATTACCAGCAATGGGTGGGCAATCAGGGGAAAAAACGCCACATCGTTACGCTGTTGACCCGCAAAGTCACCGCCGGGCAATTGCAGGCAGTCAGTTCGATCACCGCGAAATATGGCTTGAACATCGATCACATCGATCGTTTGTCCGGGCGTATGCCGCTGGACACCCCGGCCGACAAGGGCAAGGGCTGCATCGAGTTCTCGGTGCGCGGCGAAGCGGCGGATGCACAAGCCTTGCGCGCGGAATTCCTCAGCGTTGCGCAAGAACTGAACGTCGACATCGCATTTCAGGAAGATTCGCTGTTCCGCCGCAACCGGCGTCTGGCCGTGTTCGACATGGATTCGACGCTGATCGAAGCCGAAGTCATCGACGAGCTGGCCAAGGCTGCGGGCGTGGGCGAGCAGGTTTCGGCGATCACCGAACGGGCGATGGCCGGCGAACTGGACTTCCGCGCCAGTTTCAAGGAACGCCTGGCGTTGCTCAAAGGCCTCGACGTCAGCGTGCTGGATTCAATCGGTGCTTCGCTGCGCCTGACCGAAGGCGCGGAAACGCTGTTCGCCGAACTCAAGCGTCTGGGGTACAAAACCGCAATCCTGTCCGGCGGCTTCACCTACTTCGCCAAGCAATTGCAGGCGAAACTCGGCATCGATTACGTGTTCGCCAATGAGCTGGAAGTGCTTGATGGCAAAGTCACGGGTGTCGCGGTCGAGCCGATTGTCGATGCGCAGCGCAAGGCTGATCTGCTGAAAGAATTGGCGCACAAGGAAGGTTTGCGTCTGGAGCAGACCATTGCCGTCGGCGATGGTGCCAATGACCTGCCGATGCTGGCGATTGCCGGTCTGGGCGTGGCGTTCCGCGCGAAACCGCTGGTGAAGCAGTCGGCGAAGCAAGCGATTTCCACCCTTGGGCTGGATGGCGTTTTGTATCTGCTGGGTTTCCGTGATCGTGATGGGCAGCTCTGA
- a CDS encoding AhpA/YtjB family protein has translation MNRPTPVKTDNFFLLIFRALRHRRVPIALRIASHNVILVALALVIYACVMGLQFKQAMHEQADALGESLTTQTATSATELLVSNDILSLNVLLNNLTKNKLVAHAAIYSVDNRILAESGQRPKHSLLGEAEGMYESKITFQDVSAGQLRISLDMDQFQQPMTISLQSMGILSAILLALSLALSLRLGRHISTPLLQLRVWLRNIDEYTPATERQDEIGDLARQLHANFAPEPTEPEPTPEPEFDDEDYDEEADPAFEVRNLRDPSFDETKPVAGLKPAPRQVVSTVEDDDDEDPFADLRDVAVDTAPKTLAKPVISNVPQHSAVLAVQLGAQDQLRRLPRTRLEELLKRYRDCLDQAASLYQSELHTLNDGSTLMLFHTEDSGDDYLTNAICCGELLRALGHQLQIEVADSGITLQLQLGLTLGDELFGLSQIDLLLTEAAQDALALSQHSRNLLLVERKISDDALIRQRARIRPIASPEGACCVERLMEPYPSMLERQLARMHERRA, from the coding sequence GTGAACCGGCCTACGCCAGTAAAAACCGATAACTTCTTCCTGCTGATCTTCCGTGCACTGCGCCACCGCCGTGTACCGATTGCATTGCGCATTGCCAGCCATAACGTGATCCTGGTCGCTCTGGCCCTGGTGATTTATGCCTGTGTAATGGGTTTGCAGTTCAAGCAGGCCATGCACGAGCAGGCTGATGCGCTGGGCGAAAGCCTGACCACGCAGACCGCCACCTCGGCCACTGAGCTATTGGTGTCCAACGACATCCTCAGCCTCAACGTGCTGCTCAACAACCTGACGAAAAATAAACTGGTGGCCCACGCCGCCATTTATAGCGTGGATAACCGTATCCTCGCCGAGTCTGGCCAGCGCCCCAAGCACAGCCTGCTGGGCGAAGCTGAAGGCATGTATGAGAGCAAGATTACTTTCCAGGATGTCAGCGCCGGGCAACTGCGCATCAGCCTGGACATGGATCAGTTCCAGCAGCCGATGACCATCAGCCTGCAAAGCATGGGCATTTTGAGCGCGATTCTGCTGGCCTTGTCGCTGGCCTTGAGCCTGCGCCTGGGTCGCCATATCTCGACGCCGCTGCTGCAATTGCGCGTGTGGCTGCGCAACATCGACGAATACACCCCGGCCACTGAGCGTCAGGATGAGATCGGCGACCTCGCGCGTCAGTTGCACGCCAATTTCGCCCCGGAACCGACCGAACCGGAGCCGACGCCCGAGCCTGAATTCGATGACGAGGATTACGACGAAGAGGCTGATCCAGCCTTCGAAGTACGTAACCTCCGCGATCCGAGCTTTGACGAAACCAAACCGGTTGCTGGCCTCAAGCCTGCTCCGCGTCAGGTGGTCAGCACCGTTGAAGACGATGACGACGAAGACCCGTTCGCCGATCTGCGCGACGTAGCCGTCGATACCGCGCCGAAAACCCTGGCAAAACCGGTGATCTCCAACGTTCCGCAGCACAGCGCCGTGTTGGCCGTGCAGTTGGGCGCACAGGATCAACTGCGTCGCCTGCCGCGCACGCGCCTTGAGGAACTGCTCAAGCGCTATCGCGATTGCCTCGATCAGGCCGCTTCGCTGTATCAAAGCGAGCTGCACACGCTGAACGATGGCAGCACGCTGATGCTGTTCCACACCGAAGACAGCGGCGACGATTACCTGACCAACGCAATTTGCTGCGGCGAATTGCTCCGCGCCTTGGGCCATCAGTTGCAGATTGAAGTCGCGGACAGTGGCATCACGCTGCAATTGCAGCTGGGCCTGACGCTGGGTGACGAGTTGTTTGGCTTGAGCCAGATTGATCTGCTGCTGACCGAAGCGGCGCAGGACGCCTTGGCCCTGTCGCAACACAGCCGCAATCTGCTGCTGGTGGAGCGCAAGATCAGCGACGACGCCTTGATCCGCCAACGTGCGCGGATCCGCCCGATCGCCAGCCCGGAAGGCGCGTGCTGCGTGGAGCGGTTGATGGAGCCTTATCCATCGATGCTCGAGCGGCAACTGGCGCGGATGCACGAGCGCCGGGCGTAA